The Gopherus flavomarginatus isolate rGopFla2 chromosome 18, rGopFla2.mat.asm, whole genome shotgun sequence genome segment cccacccccagagattTTGGGACTTTAAGGCTGTTACAGCAGCTTACCCCTGTCCAGgaattcacccccccccccgtgctgccCTCCCCCTTGTTTCTTGCACGTCATTCAACGCCTCATTAGTTGGGGACTCATGCTGTAAGATGGTATCAGCTTCTAGGGACTAGGACAGCGGCCGggagtccggactcctgggttctctcctggctctgggaggggagtggagtctggtggttaaagcaggggggactgggagccaggacgcctgggttctctcccggctcgggggcgggggcgcgctgggagctggtggtcagaggtggggggagcccaggacctggccagcaggggctgtgggtcaggagtgaggggcaccagctgggctgggggggctgtgggtcaggagtgaggggcaccagcagggccggggactgtgggttgggagtgaggggcaccagctgggctgggggggctgcgggtcaggagtgaggggcaccggcagggccgggggctgcgggttgggagtgaggggcaccacctGTGGGGCTGGAATTTCCTGTTGCGGCTTCACTGGGCAGGCGGAATCACCATAAAATTGTTTCCTCGTTTTTCAGCCCCCcttccaacccccctccccgccaGTCACCACCCCTaatgcagggctgggagccaggactcctgggttctgtcctggctctgggacgggagtgggggatggtgggtcagggcagggggtgctgggagccaggactcctggtgtcacggagtcactgggcgatgctctggaactgctccccaccagccaggcaggactctgggagcctcctctcccttggagcagacttgttcagggcaagaagctcacacggcttcacctcctgggtctctccttggagcattcagcatcctctgcccctccgtgcgcttcccacagcgagcccgccccagcggggtcctgggggggggccagagggtcctgcccccccacttcgcagtcagacgtgactctcagccagccactaacacagaggtttattcgatgacaggaacagggtctaacacaacttgtaggtacagcgaaccggacccctcagccgggtccattctggggggcagtgagccagacccccacctctgccctcactcctcgtccccagccagctccagactgaccccctccagcccctcctctctgctcagcccctttcccgggccaggaggtcacctgacccctttgtctccaacaccttcagctggcacctttgcagggggggcccaggccatcagttgccaggagacagagtgccaggcatttaggggcactggccctttgctctgccagatattaagaactgccatggggacactgaggcaccaacacagtattcagagaaaacattaagaaccttcccagttcgtcacatctgggttctctcccggctctgggagggcagtgggggctggtggttagagcaggggggctgggagccaggactcctggattctctccccagctctgggaggggagtgggggctggtggttagagcagggggggctgggagccaggactcctgggttctctccctggctctgtcagaggagtgggggctggtggttagagcagggggggggtgGTAAGATCCCTGGGAGCCATTCCCGTGGGGGAGTAGCCCAGCTTCTGGGGCCCGGGCTGCGGGGGCCAGCGGGGGGCAACCCAGGGCTCGCGGACAGAAAAGCCTCCGGACGCAGCCGCCTGAAAGGAGTAAAAAGGATTCGCTTTATTCTGACCAGGCAGATTTGGCTCcggacccaggtgtccggcagaccccaccccaccccagcagcgccccctgctggaaaTGAGACCTGCCAGGAAGCTGTGCACATAGACATCACAGCtcggggagggaagtggggggctcagggcagtggggtttGGGGGGTTCAGGGGGAACTGGGGGTCTTTGGGTGGCAGGATCTGCTGGggaggatggggcagtggggggctcaggggcagTGGAACCTGGGGTTCAGTGGGAAATGGGGGCTCAGGATCTGGGGTTTGGGAGGAAGTGGGGGCTCGGGGGCAATGGGAtctgctgggggtggagggggcggtGGGATCTGGAGTTAGGGGTTCAGGGGacagtggggggctcaggggcggTGACTTTGGGGGttcagggggcagtggggggctcgGGGGAAGTGGGGGGACTCGGGGGGGCAGGATCTGGTTGGTAGTTCAGGGGGCGGTGGGTTCGGGGGCTCGGGGGAAGTGGGGGGCTCGGGGGCAGCGGGATCtgaagagggaggaagggggcaggtgTCTCCCCTGCCAGACTCAGACAAACTGACCAGACTCGAATCACAGGGAGGACATAAAAACCACCCCGGGGGGAGAGCATCTGGGGGGGGCCCTTTGTCCACCCCCCCAGCCTGACTTCGTGTCTTTGTGCTTCATGCCCCCTGGTTCCACTCCTGGGGATCCCtgtagtggggagggggctggagcagcactggGGAGCCCCCCAATTTCCCCATTGTCTCACCAGCTGGGGGTCCAGGAGCAACGCCAGGGCccccctctttcctgctctgatgtGGTGGGGCCCCCCCGGTCTCCATGCATCCCGTGTCCTCTGATGGTGGCAGTGTGGGGGAGGCGGGATCATGCCCCAGTCCTGGCCTGTCGGGAGGGCAGGCTCACCCCAAAGTCCTGGCACACGGGAGAAACCAAGTCTCCAGGGCTTAACacgcagcagcggggagccccgagttctggctggtggcaggggtggggggagtcctgACTTCTAGCcaaaggcaggggcagggggagccccaagttctggtgggggcagggtgggggagcccCGAGTTCTGgcgggggcaggacaggggagcCCCGAGTTCTGGCCAGGAGCAGGACGGGGATGGGGGAGCACCAAGttctggtgggggcagggtggggggagccccgAGTTCTGGCAGGGGCAGGACGGGGACGGGGGAGCCCCGAGTTCTGGTGGGGGCAGGACGGGGATGGGGGAGCCCCGAGTTCTGGCCAGGAGCAGGACGGGGACGGGGGAGCCCCGAGTTCTGGTGGGGGCAGGACGGGGACGGGGGAGCCCCGAGTTCTGGCGGGGGTGGGACAGGGGAGCCCTGAGTTCTGGCCAGGAGCAGGACGGGGATGGGGGAACCCCAATTTCtggtgggggcaggatgggggagcCCCGAGTTctggcaggggcaggctgggggtgggggagccccaAGTTCTGGCAGGGGCGGGACAGGGGAGCCCCGAGTTCTGGCAGGggcgggacgggggtgggggagccccGAGTTCTggcaggggcaggctggaggtgggggaccCCCGAGTTCTGGCCGGGGGCGGGACGGGGGAGCCCCGAGTTCTggcgggggcaggctgggggtgggggaccccGAGTTCTGGCGGGGCGCGGCAGGGGAGCCCCGAGTTCTGGCGGGggcgggctgggggtgggggagccccgAGTTCTGGCGGGGCACGGCGGGGGAGCCCCGAGTTCTggcgggggcaggctgggggtgggggaccccCAAGATCTGGCGGGGGCGGGACAGGGGAGCCCCAAGTTCTGGCGGGggcgggacgggggtgggggagccccAAGTTCTGGGGGGGCGCGGTGGGGCCCTCGGGGCTCAGACGGTGGTGACGGACAGCAGCGGGTTGTAGACCCGGTGCCCGTCGGCCGAGCGGGCGCCGTGCGCCAGCATCTCCTGGATCGTGATCCAATTGTCCAGGATGCGGCGGCTCCGCTTTCGGAGGCTCTTGCGGTGGCTGAGCGCCAGGATGCTGAGCTGGTCGGGGGCCCCCGGGGCCTCCCGCTGCCAGTCCAGCCGGCTCTGCTGCATCAGCTCGCGGCGCCGGCGCTGCTCCCGGGcccgcagcagctgctgcttgcgCTCGCCCCGGCTCCAGTACCGGCCCATCTTCATCTCGCTGGCGGCGTCGTCGTCCGTGGTCATGCCGCTGCGCTCCTCCCGGATCTTCAGCGCCCGCGCCTTCAGCAGCCGGTCCCGGCCTGGGCGGCGCGCGCCCTCGCCCCGCGCCCGGCCCTTGCCCTCGCGCCCGGGGCTGCCCTCGCGGGGGCGCCGCAGCCGGCCCGGCCTGGCCGGGGACGCGGGGCGCGGGCCGGGGCTCTCCAGCAGTGGGGTGCTGCGGCAGCTCTCGCCCGTGTTGTAGGCGCTGGTGCTGTCCTTCTCCGAGCGCTCGGGCACCTCGGTGATGTCggccagcggggccggggggggcccCTCGCCCGCCGGCGCCGgccgccccccctcctccagcagccaggcctggagGCAGCGTTCCCGCAGCCGCTGCATCTTCTGCGCCCGCAGGCTGTTCCGGCATTTGAACTGCAGGTGccgcagctcctcctccagcagggCCAGGCCGGGGGGCAGCGCGCCGGGGGGCAGCGCGCCGGGGGGCAGCACGCCGGGGCTGCTCCCGCTGGCCAGGAGCCCCCGCAGCCGCAGCAGCTCCTGGTAGCGCTCGTACTCGGCGTCCGTCAGCCCCGGCCCCTCGCCGCCCGCCAGCGCCAGCGAGTCCAGGCCCAAGGAGAAGTCCCGGGCCGGCAGTGGGGCCGGGCGGCGCTGGGGGGCCGGGGTGCCGGCCGAGCTGGGGGGCTCGTCCCCGAGCAGGTCGTGCTCCGAGCTCTCCTCGTTCCGGGTGCTCTCGTCCGTCCGGCCCACCCCACTGTCCAGCTCCTGGCTGGGGGGCAGCGGGGGCCCAGCGCTGGGCAGCTCGGGGGCCacagcaggctggggggcagaggtggggggagaTTTGGAGATTGGGGTGAAGCTGACTTTAATTCAGACCCAACCTGGCAGCACGGcagcccctggccagccccccaGTTCCccgcctcccctgcccagccccctgccaacccccccacgtctccccctgctcagccccctgccccacagcgcctcctgcccagccccctgccaagccccccaCGTCttccccctgctcagccccctgccccatggtgccccctggccagccccccgGTTCCCCGccttccctgcccagccccctgccaaccccccacccacatctccccctgcccagccccctgccccagagcgcaccctgcccagccccctgccaacccccccacgtctccccctgcccagccccctgccccagagcgccccctgcccagccccctgccaacccccccacgtctccccctgctcagccccctgccccacagcgcctcctgcccagccccctgccaaccccccacccacatctccccttgcccagccccctgccccacagcgccccctgcccagccccctgccaaccccccacccacatctccccttgcccagccccctgccccacagcgccccctgcccagccccctgccaaccccccacccacatctccccttgcccagccccctgccccacagcgccccctgcccagccccctgccccacagcgccccctgcccagccccctgccaacccccccacgtctccccctgctcagccccctgccccacagcgcctcctgcccagccccctgccaagccccccaCGTCttccccctgctcagccccctgccccatggtgccccctggccagccccccgGTTCCCCGccttccctgcccagccccctgccaacccccccacccacatctccccctgcccagccccctgccccagagcgcaccctgcccagccccctgccaaccccccacccacatctccccctgcccagccccctgccccacagcgccccctgcccagccccctgccaaccccccacccacatctccccttgcccagccccctgccccacagcgccccctgcccagccccctgccaaccccccacccacatctccccttgcccagccccctgccccacagcgccccctgcccagtcccctgcacaccCTGCAGTGCCCCCTGTCCAGCCCCCCGCCCTCCGAGGGGCACCTGGCcttgactgccaggggagagcccccctgctccctggtgctccctgcccagccccccaccccatggtGCCCCCTCACCTGCTGCCCGGGGGTCACTCGGGGTCTCATTTCGCCCTCGTGGTCGGAGCCGAAGTCATCCAGGAAATCCTCGCGGTCGCTGTCCTTCCAGCGCCTGGAGATCTGGGGGTGGACGGGGCgatgctgggggagcagggggtgaagCTGCAGCCCCCCCCACCAGTCATAGCCCCCCCCACATCTGTCCCAGGCAGCCCCAGCCAAGGGGAGCCCCCCAATCCCCCCACTGGGGCAGGGTCAGACCCCAACGCACCCTGTGCCCCCAAATatgcccctgcccccacatccTCCCAACTTCCACCTCACGCCAACCTCCCAgttccccccagccagcccccaagctgcccccccagccccgccccatcgGGGCGTTTGTCACCTCAGTCTCGGGCCTGGCCAGCAGCAGCGAGATGTTTGTTTGTTGCTCCTGGGTCAGGATGGCGACAGCTTCCTCACGGTCCTGCACCTGCACCCCGTTAAtctgggggggccgggggctgagtcagccccctgccccgggagccctctgtgcccccagcccccctgagccctctgcaccccaaaacccccgTCCCCTTGCCCCCACGCCCtctgtgcccccagcccccctcatcccccagccccccatccccctaaCCCTCTGTGTCCCCTTTCCCACTCgtcccccatccctccatccccccatccccctgccccccgagcccTCTGtgtccccagcccccctgctcccctgagccctctgcaccccaaaacccccgTCCCCTTGCCCCCACGCCCtctgtgcccccagcccccctcatcccccagccccccatcccccgagccctctgcaccccaataccccgtccccttcccccaagccctctgtgcccccagcccccctcatcccccagccccccatccccctaaCCCTCTGTGTCCCCTTTCCCACTcgtcctccatccccccatccccctgccccccgagccctctgtgcccccagcccccctgctcccctgagccctctgtgcccccagcccccctgctcccctgagccctctgcaccccaatACCCCCATCCCCTTGCCCCCACGCCCTCTgtgtccccagccccccccatccctccatcccccgagccctctgtgccccagcccccctgctcccctgagccctctgcaccccaatACCCCCGTCCCCTTGCCCCCAAGCCCTCTGTGTCCCCATCTCCCCtcgtcccccagccccccatcccccgagccctctgtgcccccagcccccctgctcccctgagccctctgcaccccaatACCCCCGTCCCCTTGCCCCCAAGCCCTCTGTGTCCCCATCTCCCCtcgtcccccagccccccatcccccgagccctctgtgcccccagcccccctgctcccctgagccctctgcaccccaatACCCCCGTCCCCTTGCCCCCAAGCCCTCTGTGTCCCCAtcccccctcatcccccagccccccatcccccgagcCCTCTGTGCCCCCATTCCCCCtcgtcccccagccccccatacccGGAGCCCTCTGTGCCCCCATTCCCCCTCgtcccccatccctccatcccccgaACCCTCTgtgcccccatccccccatcccccacgcCCTCTGTGtccccatcccctgtcatcccccagccccccatccccgGAACCCTCTgtgcccccatccccccatcccccacgcCCTCTGTGTCCCCATCTCCCCtcgtcccccagccccccatcccccgagccctctgtgcccccagcccccctcacccGGACGATGCGGTCGCCCTCTCGGATGCGCCCGTCCTTGGCAGCGATGCTGTTGGGATTCacctggggggagaaggggggatggGACCAGGACCCCCCCATGGCCCCAGGCCCTGGCCTGCTCCAcctgagcccccagccctccAACATCACCCCCCTCCGCACCCCAcggcccccccagctcctcacggCCATGGCCCCCCCATCACCCCCTGGGCCGCAGCAGGCAGAGGGGAGGATTGACCTGGGCACCTTGcgggggagttttgctgggactggctgCGTGGGGGGGATCTCGGGGGACTTCGCTTGAGGGGCCGCGGGGgccagtgtggggctggctggggagacggggggtgggggggctggggccaggtgacacctgcCCGGACACCGGAcccaggctggaggaggggctggggggggccagtgtggggctggctggggagacggggggtgggggggctggggccaggtgacacctgcCCGGACACCGGACCCAGGCTGGAGaaggggccgggggggctggaggaggggcgggggggtcagtgtggggctggctggggagacgGGGGGGGCCCAGACCCGGGGtccgggctccccacccccaggatggacccggctgaggggtcccggtCTCTGGACCTACGAGCTCTGACTCAGCCCGTGTTCCTGGCTGAGTCGGGGGAATGGCaggaagggggggcagggccccgaCCCCCCCATGACACACCCTCCCCCCATGGAGCCCCCACCTCTCCGACATAGATTCCCACGTCGTCCTCGTCATCCGTCCGGTAACAAACCGTCAACCCCAGCTTGTCCCGGTGGCTCGATTTGTACAATTCCACCTCCTGGGGGCCACGGGGGGGAGGGTCAGATCCCAAATGGAACCCCCAGTTCCCCCCCAACCAGCAGCCGCcacccccctcctggagccaggagagaacccaggagtccgggcccccagcgccccccctgctctaaccaccagcccccactcccctcccagagctgggagagaacccaggagtcctggctcccagcccccactcccccccgctctaaccaccagcccccactcccctcccagagccggggagagaacccaggagtcctggctcccagcccctcccacccccgctcACCTCATACTCCAGTTCCTCTGCCCGCTCTGTCTCGGGGGGGCCCCCTTCCATGAACTCCACAGGATCGTAGTATTCATGCCCGAAGGGGGGGCTGTGGTGGAAGGGAACAGAGCTTAGGGGGTTACGGAGCCAGGAGCAGGGAGCGGGCGGGTTGGACCCGGGAAGGTTGCAGGGGGGATATATTGAGGATGGGCAGAATCTccctgagctgtaacctgaggggggggggggggcgttgagATAATTCACACCTGCCCCAGACTGAAcaaagggaggaggggcagaggggagggggacagagaggctggaggcagttttggtttcagtttgggctggggggtgcagtgcaggggaccccaagctggggtctaagctccctgcccgcccccccccgcgCCGAAGGACTTGCCTGCGGGGTCCTGGCTGTACCCACCCGCTCTGCTGTAGCCTGCGTTCCTACTGCCCAACAACCctgctgtgttactggctggctgagtcccggggatcccag includes the following:
- the PDZD4 gene encoding PDZ domain-containing protein 4, which produces MGCNMCLVREPEEQYKVMLQVNGKPLARLSQEQTLEALRCSKEPLVIQVVRRSPRARGGGEGALPGDPTTLVDSGTQTDISFEHLLALGRRRPPSPPAGTLETFGLPEIPPFGHEYYDPVEFMEGGPPETERAEELEYEEVELYKSSHRDKLGLTVCYRTDDEDDVGIYVGEVNPNSIAAKDGRIREGDRIVRINGVQVQDREEAVAILTQEQQTNISLLLARPETEISRRWKDSDREDFLDDFGSDHEGEMRPRVTPGQQPAVAPELPSAGPPLPPSQELDSGVGRTDESTRNEESSEHDLLGDEPPSSAGTPAPQRRPAPLPARDFSLGLDSLALAGGEGPGLTDAEYERYQELLRLRGLLASGSSPGVLPPGALPPGALPPGLALLEEELRHLQFKCRNSLRAQKMQRLRERCLQAWLLEEGGRPAPAGEGPPPAPLADITEVPERSEKDSTSAYNTGESCRSTPLLESPGPRPASPARPGRLRRPREGSPGREGKGRARGEGARRPGRDRLLKARALKIREERSGMTTDDDAASEMKMGRYWSRGERKQQLLRAREQRRRRELMQQSRLDWQREAPGAPDQLSILALSHRKSLRKRSRRILDNWITIQEMLAHGARSADGHRVYNPLLSVTTV